A DNA window from Arachis hypogaea cultivar Tifrunner chromosome 18, arahy.Tifrunner.gnm2.J5K5, whole genome shotgun sequence contains the following coding sequences:
- the LOC112769204 gene encoding tetratricopeptide repeat protein SKI3 isoform X1, which yields MESQTHNEEQGVEHLFRRLQDFPDDASLHFDIGLFLWEKGGEANGSAEKAAEHFIESAKLNPKNGEPFKYLGHYYGRISIDTQRALKCYQRAVALNPDDSDSGEALCNLLYQGGKDSLEAAVCREASEKSPRAFWAFRRLGFLQVHQKKWSEAVQNLQHAIRGYPTCAELWEALGLAYQRLGRYTAAIKSYGRAIELDDKMVFALVESGNISLTLGSFRKGVEQFRQALEISSHCVPAQYGLALGLLCLAKDCMNLGAFKWGVSLLEEASEVARASAYSVRNVSCIWKLYADVQLAYARCYPWIEEVQELEANKEAFSASIISWRRTCLSAARLARFSYQRALHLCPWQANIYADIAVTSDLITSLDKDYERDLDACRQLPEKMCVGALLLEGDNYEFWVTLGCLSDQNALNQHALIRGLQLNVSLAVAWGYLGKLYSKMSKKKLARQMFDRARSIDPSLALPWASMSADCCVRESAPDEAFESCSQAVQMMPLAEFQIGLTKLAMLSGHLSSTQVFGAIQQAVQRSPHYPESHNLHGLVCESRKDYRSAAISYRIALHAISIASLDNQNSQIKDVSINLARSLCKAGNAVDAIQECENLRKEGMLDFEVFQVYAISLWQLGKNDLALSIVRSLAANVSSMEKTAMEISVSFIFRLLYYISGLDAVITNIMKMPKELIQSSKVNFVMSAIDALDGHNRLGFLVSSNLYFLKDHDEIDRVHFLIALGKLVKNGHDGFLAVQSGIAYLRRILHMFPNCSLIRNLVGYLSLSGKESNSCHLATRCCKLDHLDLSDKEGLKSASDIHGAAVVACYANGNSNPKSTFQTCTNQYSRGPATIRYLQRYFHQKPWNHDARYLLILTYFQRAREERFPHQLCVILNRLICVALSNEFCGKKEMCYEYRQFQLLLCASEISLQCGNHITSISHAQKASVLMLPDNYLFFAHLLLCRVYAIKGDLLNCKKEYMRCLELRTDCHIGWMSLKLMECHYQLQIDSNLIDSNFEECLKKGANSWNMWIAVYNLVRGLISFHQKDLVSAEELMREACSMAGFESCLFLCHGAICMELARQCGGSMLLSWAVDSLNRFHELLPISLPLASLLVAQAEGSLGAKDKWDRSIRLEWYSWPSVMRPAELYFQMHLVVRQLKDGPNVTGRLESSHSAWRWVIRAIHMNPSCMRYWKVLQKLME from the exons ATGGAATCTCAAACACATAAT GAGGAACAAGGTGTAGAACATCTCTTCAGACGCTTGCAGGATTTCCCAGATGATGCGTCGCTGCATTTTGATATT GGCTTATTCTTATgggaaaaaggaggagaagcGAATGGATCCGCAGAAAAAGCGGCTGAACATTTCATTGAATCAGCCAAATTGAACCCCAAGAATGGAGAACCTTTCAAATATCTTGGTCATTATTATGGCCGCATTTCCATTGATACTCAGAGAGCCCTTAAGTGTTATCAGCGAGCTGTTGCTCTCAATCCTGATGATTCTGATTCTGGG GAAGCTCTTTGCAATTTACTATACCAAGGAGGAAAGGATAGTTTGGAGGCAGCAGTATGTCGTGAAGCTTCTGAAAAGTCACCAAGGGCCTTTTGGGCATTCCGTAGATTGGGTTTCCTGCAG GTTCATCAGAAGAAATGGTCTGAAGCTGTTCAGAATCTTCAACATGCCATACGAGGCTATCCTACATGTGCTGAACTGTGGGAA GCTTTGGGCCTTGCTTATCAGCGACTGGGCAGGTATACTGCAGCCATAAAG TCTTATGGCCGTGCCATCGAGTTGGATGATAAGATGGTCTTTGCTTTGGTTGAAAGCGGAAATATCTCATTGACACTTGGTTCATTTAGGAAG GGAGTTGAACAATTTCGACAAGCTTTGGAGATTTCATCACATTGTGTGCCTGCACAATATGGGCTTGCTTTGGGGCTGCTTTGTTTAGCAAAAGATTGCATGAACCTGGGAGCATTTAAGTGGGGGGTTTCTTTATTAGAG GAAGCATCTGAGGTTGCAAGAGCAAGTGCTTATTCTGTTAGGAATGTCTCATGTATTTGGAAACTATATGCTGACGTTCAG CTTGCATATGCAAGATGTTATCCTTGGATTGAGGAGGTCCAAGAATTGGAAGCTAATAAGGAAGCTTTCAGTGCTTCCATCATTTCTTGGAGGAGAACCTGTCTTTCGGCGGCAAGACTTGCTAGGTTTTCGTATCAACGAGCCTTGCACTTGTGTCCATGGCAAGCAAACATTTATGCAGATATTGCTGTAACTTCAGATCTTATTACCTCATTGGACAAGGATTATGAACGAGACTTAGATGCATG TAGGCAGCTGCCAGAGAAAATGTGTGTGGGAGCTTTGCTGCTTGAAGGTGACAATTATGAGTTTTGGGTGACATTGGGATGTTTGTCTGATCAAAATGCACTAAATCAACATGCTCTAATCAGAGGATTGCAGTTGAATGTATCTCTAGCTGTTGCTTGGGGATATCTTGGGAAG CTTTATAGTAAAATGAGCAAAAAGAAATTGGCACGGCAAATGTTTGATCGTGCTAGAAGTATTGATCCTAGCCTTGCTTTGCCATGGGCAAGCATGTCAGCTGATTGTTGTGTGAG GGAGTCTGCTCCCGATGAGGCGTTTGAGAGCTGTTCCCAAGCAGTGCAGATGATGCCT TTAGCTGAATTCCAAATTGGGCTCACTAAGCTTGCTATGCTGAGTGGCCATCTTTCATCTACACAG GTTTTTGGAGCTATTCAGCAAGCTGTGCAGCGATCTCCTCACTATCCCGAATCACATAATTTACATGGTCTGGTCTGCGAGTCTCGAAAAGATTACAGATCTGCTGCTATTTCTTACAGGATAGCCCTCCATGCCATTAGCATTGCCTCGTTAGATAATCAAAACTCACAGATAAAAGATGTATCAATTAATTTGGCGAGATCACTTTGTAAG GCTGGGAATGCTGTTGATGCTATACAGGAATGTGAAAATTTGAGGAAAGAAG GAATGCTTGACTTCGAAGTTTTTCAAGTATATGCAATCTCGTTGTGGCAACTTGGTAAAAATGATTTAGCACTCTCAATAGTCAGAAGTCTTGCAGCAAATGTTTCTTCTATGGAAAAGACAGCCATGGAAATCTCcgttagtttcatctttagattaTTATACTACATCAGTGGACTAGATGCAGTCATAACCAACATTATGAAAATGCCAAAGGAGCttattcaaagttcaaaagttaATTTTGTTATGTCTGCTATCGATGCTCTTGATGGACACAATCGTCTTGGATTTCTTGTCTCAAGTAACCTATATTTTCTCAAAGATCATGATGAAATTGACAGGGTGCACTTTTTAATAGCACTTGGTAAACTG GTGAAAAATGGGCATGATGGCTTCCTTGCAGTTCAGAGTGGAATTGCCTACctcagaaggattctgcacatgTTCCCTAACTGTAGTTTGATAAG GAACCTTGTTGGCTATCTCTCACTATCTGGTAAAGAGTCGAACAGTTGCCATCTGGCTACAAGGTGTTGTAAACTGGACCATCTTGACCTTTCTGATAAAGAAGGTTTAAAATCAGCTTCTGATATTCATGGTGCTGCAGTAGTTGCCTGCTATGCCAATGGGAACAGCAACCCAAAGTCTACTTTTCAAACTTGTACAAATCAGTATTCTAGAGGTCCTGCAACAATCCGATACCTGCAGAG ATACTTTCATCAGAAACCATGGAATCATGATGCTCGGTACTTGCTTATTCTTACCTATTTCCAGAGGGCACGTGAAGAGAGATTTCCTCATCAGCTGTGTGTTATTCTAAATCGTCTAATATGTGTTGCTCTTTCAAATGAATTTTGTGGAAAGAAAGAAATGTGCTATGAATATAGACAATTTCAACTTCTACTTTGTGCTTCTGAGATCAGTTTACAATGCGGGAATCACATCACCTCTATATCCCATGCCCAAAAGGCCTCTGTACTCATGCTTCCTGATAATTATTTGTTCTTTGCCCACCTACTATTGTGCCGTGTATATGCCATAAAAGGTGATCTTTTGAATTGTAAGAAAGAGTATATGCGATGCTTGGAGTTGAGGACAGATTGCCATATTGGTTGGATGTCTCTCAAACTTATGGAATGCCATTATCAATTGCAAATTGATTCAAATCTCATTGATTCGAACTTTGAAGAATGCCTTAAAAAGGGTGCAAATTCATGGAATATGTGGATAGCTGTGTATAACCTGGTGAGGGGTTTGATTTCCTTTCATCAGAAGGATTTAGTCTCAGCCGAAGAGCTCATGCGAGAGGCTTGTTCAATGGCAGGTTTTGAAAGCTGCCTTTTTCTATGTCATG GTGCTATCTGCATGGAGCTTGCCAGGCAGTGTGGCGGTTCGATGCTCCTATCATGGGCTGTTGATAGTCTTAACAGATTTCATGAGCTTTTGCCAATCTCTTTGCCTCTTGCCTCCTTATTGGTTGCTCAAGCAGAAGGAAGCCTCGGTGCAAAAGACAAATGGGACAGAAGCATTCGCCTTGAATGGTATTCCTGGCCATCAG TAATGAGGCCTGCAGAGCTCTACTTTCAAATGCATTTGGTTGTAAGGCAGTTAAAAGATGGACCCAACGTCACAGGTAGATTAGAGTCCTCTCATAGTGCTTGGAGATGGGTAATTCGGGCAATTCACATGAACCCTTCTTGCATGAGATATTGGAAGGTCTTACAGAAGCTTATGGAGTAG
- the LOC112769204 gene encoding tetratricopeptide repeat protein SKI3 isoform X2 codes for MESQTHNEEQGVEHLFRRLQDFPDDASLHFDIGLFLWEKGGEANGSAEKAAEHFIESAKLNPKNGEPFKYLGHYYGRISIDTQRALKCYQRAVALNPDDSDSGEALCNLLYQGGKDSLEAAVCREASEKSPRAFWAFRRLGFLQVHQKKWSEAVQNLQHAIRGYPTCAELWEALGLAYQRLGRYTAAIKSYGRAIELDDKMVFALVESGNISLTLGSFRKGVEQFRQALEISSHCVPAQYGLALGLLCLAKDCMNLGAFKWGVSLLEEASEVARASAYSVRNVSCIWKLYADVQLAYARCYPWIEEVQELEANKEAFSASIISWRRTCLSAARLARFSYQRALHLCPWQANIYADIAVTSDLITSLDKDYERDLDAWQLPEKMCVGALLLEGDNYEFWVTLGCLSDQNALNQHALIRGLQLNVSLAVAWGYLGKLYSKMSKKKLARQMFDRARSIDPSLALPWASMSADCCVRESAPDEAFESCSQAVQMMPLAEFQIGLTKLAMLSGHLSSTQVFGAIQQAVQRSPHYPESHNLHGLVCESRKDYRSAAISYRIALHAISIASLDNQNSQIKDVSINLARSLCKAGNAVDAIQECENLRKEGMLDFEVFQVYAISLWQLGKNDLALSIVRSLAANVSSMEKTAMEISVSFIFRLLYYISGLDAVITNIMKMPKELIQSSKVNFVMSAIDALDGHNRLGFLVSSNLYFLKDHDEIDRVHFLIALGKLVKNGHDGFLAVQSGIAYLRRILHMFPNCSLIRNLVGYLSLSGKESNSCHLATRCCKLDHLDLSDKEGLKSASDIHGAAVVACYANGNSNPKSTFQTCTNQYSRGPATIRYLQRYFHQKPWNHDARYLLILTYFQRAREERFPHQLCVILNRLICVALSNEFCGKKEMCYEYRQFQLLLCASEISLQCGNHITSISHAQKASVLMLPDNYLFFAHLLLCRVYAIKGDLLNCKKEYMRCLELRTDCHIGWMSLKLMECHYQLQIDSNLIDSNFEECLKKGANSWNMWIAVYNLVRGLISFHQKDLVSAEELMREACSMAGFESCLFLCHGAICMELARQCGGSMLLSWAVDSLNRFHELLPISLPLASLLVAQAEGSLGAKDKWDRSIRLEWYSWPSVMRPAELYFQMHLVVRQLKDGPNVTGRLESSHSAWRWVIRAIHMNPSCMRYWKVLQKLME; via the exons ATGGAATCTCAAACACATAAT GAGGAACAAGGTGTAGAACATCTCTTCAGACGCTTGCAGGATTTCCCAGATGATGCGTCGCTGCATTTTGATATT GGCTTATTCTTATgggaaaaaggaggagaagcGAATGGATCCGCAGAAAAAGCGGCTGAACATTTCATTGAATCAGCCAAATTGAACCCCAAGAATGGAGAACCTTTCAAATATCTTGGTCATTATTATGGCCGCATTTCCATTGATACTCAGAGAGCCCTTAAGTGTTATCAGCGAGCTGTTGCTCTCAATCCTGATGATTCTGATTCTGGG GAAGCTCTTTGCAATTTACTATACCAAGGAGGAAAGGATAGTTTGGAGGCAGCAGTATGTCGTGAAGCTTCTGAAAAGTCACCAAGGGCCTTTTGGGCATTCCGTAGATTGGGTTTCCTGCAG GTTCATCAGAAGAAATGGTCTGAAGCTGTTCAGAATCTTCAACATGCCATACGAGGCTATCCTACATGTGCTGAACTGTGGGAA GCTTTGGGCCTTGCTTATCAGCGACTGGGCAGGTATACTGCAGCCATAAAG TCTTATGGCCGTGCCATCGAGTTGGATGATAAGATGGTCTTTGCTTTGGTTGAAAGCGGAAATATCTCATTGACACTTGGTTCATTTAGGAAG GGAGTTGAACAATTTCGACAAGCTTTGGAGATTTCATCACATTGTGTGCCTGCACAATATGGGCTTGCTTTGGGGCTGCTTTGTTTAGCAAAAGATTGCATGAACCTGGGAGCATTTAAGTGGGGGGTTTCTTTATTAGAG GAAGCATCTGAGGTTGCAAGAGCAAGTGCTTATTCTGTTAGGAATGTCTCATGTATTTGGAAACTATATGCTGACGTTCAG CTTGCATATGCAAGATGTTATCCTTGGATTGAGGAGGTCCAAGAATTGGAAGCTAATAAGGAAGCTTTCAGTGCTTCCATCATTTCTTGGAGGAGAACCTGTCTTTCGGCGGCAAGACTTGCTAGGTTTTCGTATCAACGAGCCTTGCACTTGTGTCCATGGCAAGCAAACATTTATGCAGATATTGCTGTAACTTCAGATCTTATTACCTCATTGGACAAGGATTATGAACGAGACTTAGATGCATG GCAGCTGCCAGAGAAAATGTGTGTGGGAGCTTTGCTGCTTGAAGGTGACAATTATGAGTTTTGGGTGACATTGGGATGTTTGTCTGATCAAAATGCACTAAATCAACATGCTCTAATCAGAGGATTGCAGTTGAATGTATCTCTAGCTGTTGCTTGGGGATATCTTGGGAAG CTTTATAGTAAAATGAGCAAAAAGAAATTGGCACGGCAAATGTTTGATCGTGCTAGAAGTATTGATCCTAGCCTTGCTTTGCCATGGGCAAGCATGTCAGCTGATTGTTGTGTGAG GGAGTCTGCTCCCGATGAGGCGTTTGAGAGCTGTTCCCAAGCAGTGCAGATGATGCCT TTAGCTGAATTCCAAATTGGGCTCACTAAGCTTGCTATGCTGAGTGGCCATCTTTCATCTACACAG GTTTTTGGAGCTATTCAGCAAGCTGTGCAGCGATCTCCTCACTATCCCGAATCACATAATTTACATGGTCTGGTCTGCGAGTCTCGAAAAGATTACAGATCTGCTGCTATTTCTTACAGGATAGCCCTCCATGCCATTAGCATTGCCTCGTTAGATAATCAAAACTCACAGATAAAAGATGTATCAATTAATTTGGCGAGATCACTTTGTAAG GCTGGGAATGCTGTTGATGCTATACAGGAATGTGAAAATTTGAGGAAAGAAG GAATGCTTGACTTCGAAGTTTTTCAAGTATATGCAATCTCGTTGTGGCAACTTGGTAAAAATGATTTAGCACTCTCAATAGTCAGAAGTCTTGCAGCAAATGTTTCTTCTATGGAAAAGACAGCCATGGAAATCTCcgttagtttcatctttagattaTTATACTACATCAGTGGACTAGATGCAGTCATAACCAACATTATGAAAATGCCAAAGGAGCttattcaaagttcaaaagttaATTTTGTTATGTCTGCTATCGATGCTCTTGATGGACACAATCGTCTTGGATTTCTTGTCTCAAGTAACCTATATTTTCTCAAAGATCATGATGAAATTGACAGGGTGCACTTTTTAATAGCACTTGGTAAACTG GTGAAAAATGGGCATGATGGCTTCCTTGCAGTTCAGAGTGGAATTGCCTACctcagaaggattctgcacatgTTCCCTAACTGTAGTTTGATAAG GAACCTTGTTGGCTATCTCTCACTATCTGGTAAAGAGTCGAACAGTTGCCATCTGGCTACAAGGTGTTGTAAACTGGACCATCTTGACCTTTCTGATAAAGAAGGTTTAAAATCAGCTTCTGATATTCATGGTGCTGCAGTAGTTGCCTGCTATGCCAATGGGAACAGCAACCCAAAGTCTACTTTTCAAACTTGTACAAATCAGTATTCTAGAGGTCCTGCAACAATCCGATACCTGCAGAG ATACTTTCATCAGAAACCATGGAATCATGATGCTCGGTACTTGCTTATTCTTACCTATTTCCAGAGGGCACGTGAAGAGAGATTTCCTCATCAGCTGTGTGTTATTCTAAATCGTCTAATATGTGTTGCTCTTTCAAATGAATTTTGTGGAAAGAAAGAAATGTGCTATGAATATAGACAATTTCAACTTCTACTTTGTGCTTCTGAGATCAGTTTACAATGCGGGAATCACATCACCTCTATATCCCATGCCCAAAAGGCCTCTGTACTCATGCTTCCTGATAATTATTTGTTCTTTGCCCACCTACTATTGTGCCGTGTATATGCCATAAAAGGTGATCTTTTGAATTGTAAGAAAGAGTATATGCGATGCTTGGAGTTGAGGACAGATTGCCATATTGGTTGGATGTCTCTCAAACTTATGGAATGCCATTATCAATTGCAAATTGATTCAAATCTCATTGATTCGAACTTTGAAGAATGCCTTAAAAAGGGTGCAAATTCATGGAATATGTGGATAGCTGTGTATAACCTGGTGAGGGGTTTGATTTCCTTTCATCAGAAGGATTTAGTCTCAGCCGAAGAGCTCATGCGAGAGGCTTGTTCAATGGCAGGTTTTGAAAGCTGCCTTTTTCTATGTCATG GTGCTATCTGCATGGAGCTTGCCAGGCAGTGTGGCGGTTCGATGCTCCTATCATGGGCTGTTGATAGTCTTAACAGATTTCATGAGCTTTTGCCAATCTCTTTGCCTCTTGCCTCCTTATTGGTTGCTCAAGCAGAAGGAAGCCTCGGTGCAAAAGACAAATGGGACAGAAGCATTCGCCTTGAATGGTATTCCTGGCCATCAG TAATGAGGCCTGCAGAGCTCTACTTTCAAATGCATTTGGTTGTAAGGCAGTTAAAAGATGGACCCAACGTCACAGGTAGATTAGAGTCCTCTCATAGTGCTTGGAGATGGGTAATTCGGGCAATTCACATGAACCCTTCTTGCATGAGATATTGGAAGGTCTTACAGAAGCTTATGGAGTAG